The genomic stretch GTATTTACACTTCTAATAAAATGAGCGCAAACGCAATCCCTGCCTTGCGCTACCCGGGAACTTGGAAACCACAAAACGTATTATTGGGTTCGTTGCATCAAATTTAAACATATCATGCTCGTAACTGATTACAATTCAGCAGGGACAATGGTTACAAAAAATGCGTGCCATTCAAGATGTAAACAGCAGAACAATGGTACTTCTGTTTACACAGTCCATCATAACATCTCACAGACTTTCTTGGGTTGGGTATATGGTCGTCGCCATATTACTACTCCACTGTCTAAATACACGCACTGCCTACTAAAAAACGAAATGCTTATTTCCTTTCTCTATAATAGCTGGCAACAGTAAACCTGTGACAGTCGTTGTTTGCCTCAACTGTCATAGTTCATATGGTCTATGTTTACAAACTTACCCACGGGCTGAACCTTTCTGAGGGCCAAATCCCACGGCCTCCTAGACCTCGCGATTACAACTCCGAGACTTTCTGTTGATGACAAACGTCACCATATCACGTGATAAAACACGGGCCACTGATTGAAGAAGATTGTCTGCGATTGCGGCTGGAAGATCCTCTATTCGGAATGGAAGGAATTCAGCTATTTATATAACCGACCAATGTGCTGCATTGTGTTTCATGAAAATGTGTGTGAAAGGTAGTACTCCCAACAGAATATCCATACAATTATGCGCATGTTGCGTGCCGAACATGATTTAACCAACTTCTCCTTTAAGATTTTTCTCCATTGGAAAATGTTCCCATTTTGATAGCTAGCCTACATTACACATTAAAAATAtcgtttaaaaacaaacaaacaaaaaaaaacaacaaaaaaaaaaaaaactgaggaacATGGATTTTATCAGAAGCCACGGGTCGCCCCACAATCGTGGAATTACACCTCAATCTGATTTAAATACCCCCAGTCATTCAGTCCCAAAATTATTCATGGTCTGGGCTTGTAACTCGAATACTGAAAATTGAGAAGCAAAGTAGACTAAAAATGAagagaaactaaaacaaaacaaaacaaaacagtgtatgtatgcatgcatatatatatatatattatatatatatatatatatatatatatatatatagtatgcttTGCTTTAGTAGAACTTTGATCTGGGGCCATAGTCCTGCAATTAACATTGCCACCAACCGTTCCAGCACAGGTGACATGAGTGTTAAGCTATGAACAAACACaccacaagattttttttttttttgtcatagtcCTAGTTGTGATGAATACAACCAGGATCCATTTCAAACATCTTTACACTGAATCCCAGCACCAGGCAGAAACATGGCACTATACTACAAGTCTCATTTTATGTGCAGTTGATTTAAAGTTACAATGGGAATAGGGAGTCCAGCTTCTTCATTCATTCTGAGGGATGGCAGAgggcacataaaaaataaaaaaaaaagatatggaaATTAAGTAGGACTACAGGCTGAGTTTTATactagaatatataaaaaaaatgaacaaaaagcaaaaacacacaagatGACTGTTGAATAAAACCACTTAAGTGTGTAACGGAAGTGTATGGTCAACAGTCTAAAGATTGTACACATGTTGTGGGAGTCAAATGTTGTACACATCTTTGTGGGAGTGAATTATACACAGTTCATttcacattcaaaataaatacagattactGTGAAAGCTTTAgtaggaaaaaaaagaatacaatttgTTGCATGTTTAACAGCACTGAAACTTCAAAATGGGATCCAAGGGAAAGATTAACCAAACAGCATGAAGAAATTGAAATGATAGAAATCTTGATAAATACTAGTCTCGTTTCCATGCCGGTGGCAGCAAGTTTTATCATAATTGGTCTCAAAAAAACGCTATTTCCAGAAAAGTTGATTTAGTACTGCATTTGGAATAGATCATCAGATCTATGTATTTTAACTGAAGTCAGTGACATTCATTCCACacgtttttactgttttattttgacagtgtTCAACACACTTGGAAAATGTACACTTTCATGACACCAACACAGAACAATTCTGATAACCACTGTAAATACGTAGTTACATCTGGATATTATAATTGTGCCAACATATGAAGCAGAACCTTTACATGGCAAACAAGATTAAGAAAGCAACCATCAAACAGAACAGACCCATAGCTTCAGACAGGGCAAATCCTAGAATAGCATAGGAAAATAACTGCTGCTTTAGGGATGGGtttctgtggagagagagaaatagGAGAACAATTTACATTAGCCTGAATATCAAATACTGAATGctcacaacatttttaaaagaaacaattattCATTTAGTGTCCTTGCTCTCAGCCAGAGAAATGTTAAACAATGCTTAATGCATCACTGGCCAAAATAAACTTGCCTACACCAGTTTTGTCAtttgagaaaagaaaatgtttacagaaaacaatCCGTTTCATTAAGGTTTTAGAACTTTTTTGCATGTGTATATTCAGTCATGCAGCCTACTATTATTGTAATATTAGGAGCGTTTTGACTAACTGCATTCTGCAAAACACAGTATCAAGTCTCCCCATCCTAAAAGTGCTCTTACCTGGCATAACCAATAATAAGGCTGCCAAAGACTGTTCCAATTCCAGCCCCAGAACCAGCCACTCCTACTGTGGCAGCACCAGCACCAATGAACTTCGCAGCAGTGTCAATGTCCCTACTGACAGCACTGGTCTGAAACCCCCTCAGTGCTACTTGAGAGAAAGCATTCTGTGTCCCACTCACAAGTGCCGAGTTTCCCTGAAATGACGAGacatattgaaatacaaaattaGCATATTAGTTTAGCTTGGATTGCTTTCATATATGATGTTTTGTTTCCCCCTCCCTCAAACCAGgacatttacataaaacaatatttgtaattCAGCATATGACAGAAAAGTACTCATATTTTAACAGTTAAACTTAggaattatttatattttctagGGAAAGATTGCCAATTGTCCTGGGAGACATCAATGGCAATAAGAGCAAATGGTACTGATAATAAATGGAGTGGAGCAGAACCACCTGTAACGTACCTCTCCAGTTCTGACCTCTGGCCGGGACAGCACTGATGCCGAAAGGGGCCTGTACAGAGCACGGGATCCGGCACGGACCTGCATCCAATTAAACATGACAAGAGAAAGAGTTCAGGTACATCAATCAAGTGAATGACAATAAAAGGCATGTCAAAAGTTATTGGAATAAAACTTAGTGACAATAGTTTAACAATCCTGCCCCCTTTACGCAATTGCAGCAATATTTTATCAACAGTCAAACCGCAACTTTAAATGCAGTGTAGTGCAACTTACAAAGCTGAAGCCTTTTGGTATCCAATATGTTAAACTGAGGCAAAAACGGTGGTCAAAAGTTGCGCAGAAAATTAATGCCAAACGGTTGCGATATGGGCTGCATTTTGTAACCTACAATGGCTTCATAATTAAACCAGTAAAGACGTAAACGGCAACGGCATGACGTGGAAGTCAAAGTACCGAGTCGCATACACCAGGTTCAGTGTGTTTCCTCTGTTAAATATTAAAGCATTCACCAAACTCAGAAGATTTTACCACACCCACCATTTTGGTCCTTGATTTAGAAACAGTATCTTTCCACGTCGTTTAACGAAAGCAAGGCCTTCCCAAAGTTGCAACGctacattaaaatattaacacagTGCTAACTTTTCAAGCAAATTGAATGTTCCTGACATTTGAACTCTTGCTATTTAACGTATATACTGCGTGGGCAAATGGCATACTAAAGCTTAGGAAAAAATATCGGTATGACCTTGAATGCAAAATActgttaatgttaaaatgttacacTCAGTTTATAGAAGTGAAACACACAATTGCTCGCAAGTgatattttatttccattacaATAACTTAACTATGAGGTATGGTGCGTTTCAAGAACCAAATGCTTTTTGTGACCTAACTGGCCAACACCAGcggggggaaaaacaaaacaaacaaacaaaacaaaacaaaaaaaaaacacaatacagtacaagaAATCTCAAGTTCAGCACTAGGCCCAGAAGAGATTACACATTTAACAGGGCGAAATCAAGCCTTTTAAAAccaacttcttcttcttcttcaaaaaactCACCAGGGCAGGTGCGGAGACGAATTTAGCGCAGGCGAACATTTTTGACTGTGTTTATTTGCTCCTACTTTCGGCTTTGATCATAAACCCGTGTCTGTCTCTGGAAAGAACAAGTAAGATTTAAAAGGTCAATGGAAATTCTTTGCAAGAAATGAATTGCAGCGACACTAGAACAACCTACCCTGCTAAATCTTTGTTTACATAATTTAATTCTATTTGCATAATTTAAAAAGGATGCATTTACTCAGAGGATGAGATATGATTGCAAAAGTACTCATTTCACATACACTATACGACTCCCTTTCACTCACCGGCAACAGAGGTCGAACCGATCAGAAAATATTGCGCATGCGTACACCTCTATTTCTATAAAAGCCCGGATGGTGAGAGGGTGACTTTCAAGGTCACTTTGCAAcaactttattaataaaaatgttagaaCGGTTGTTGGTACACTATGAACAAGTTCCTGATTTGAAGACTGTAATTGATATAAAATTTACATAGGAAGTGATGTAAAACAGGTAAATactgtaagcaaaaaaaaaaaaaaatgtaatcatacattttttgttttatatgacaCTGGTTACTTATTATCAAAAATATACCATAAAATATGCAACTAATGAAAACAGCTGAATAAAagaattaaatgaaatgcatCTTAATTAAGTTTTGACAGCATCTGAACCACTTGTATTTTATAATGtctgtttaaaatatagttttcaaAAGTACAGTCTTGGCAAGTAATGAataatttttgtgtttttgttttgttttgttttgtttttttgcaaagacGTTACATTTATAGAATGCCAGCTGGTTAGTTCCAGGAAAAAGTTGAGTCACCATGGCATACATCAGGAACATGTAGAGTAATACCCCCAAactactgcactcacacacacagtcatcaaACTGTAA from Polyodon spathula isolate WHYD16114869_AA chromosome 11, ASM1765450v1, whole genome shotgun sequence encodes the following:
- the LOC121323703 gene encoding ATP synthase F(0) complex subunit C3, mitochondrial-like, encoding MFACAKFVSAPALVRAGSRALYRPLSASVLSRPEVRTGEGNSALVSGTQNAFSQVALRGFQTSAVSRDIDTAAKFIGAGAATVGVAGSGAGIGTVFGSLIIGYARNPSLKQQLFSYAILGFALSEAMGLFCLMVAFLILFAM